ATGAGTCGCTTGGAAACGGGCATGCTAAAACCGGTTAACGACTGGTTTGATATTAATGAAATTATGCAGTCGATTATCTCGAAACTCAATTACAGCAAAGATCACCATATCAGTTTTACCCCAAACGAACAGTTGCCTTTAATTAAAATCGACAGCGGTTTGGTTGAACAAATAGTTCAGAACTTGTTGCACAACGCCATTCTTTATACACCGTCAAGTAGTACCATAAAACTAACCGCATCTTACTATAATAAGCACTGTATAATTACCATAGAAGACAGCGGAAAAGGTATTTCAGAACAAGAATGGGAATTGGTTTTTGAGAAATTTTACCGATCGCAACATACCATACCGGGCGGCAGTGGCCTAGGATTATCTATTGTTAAAGGGTTTGTAGAAGCAATGAATGGCCGTGTTGAAATCGGTGTTTCCGGATTGGGAGGTGCTAAGTTTACGTTGTATATTCCTGTAGAGATTTCATTTCTAAATCAATTAAAAAATGAATAGAGCCGAAATTTTATTAATTGATGATGAGCCCCAAATTAGAAAATTGCTTGAAATATCACTTGAAAGCAATGGATATAAGGTTTGGCAGGCCGAAAACGGCAAAGAAGGGATTATTGTGGCTGCTAACCATCCACCAGATTTGATAATTCTCGACCTGGGGTTGCCTGATCAAAATGGACATGAAGTATTGAAATCACTCAGAGTTTGGTACAATAAAGCCATCCTTATTTTATCGGTAATAAATACCGAAAATGATATTGTAAAAGCCCTCGACAATGGTGCAACCGATTACCTAACAAAGCCTTTTCGGAACGCCGAATTACTTGCCAGAATAAGAGCTGCCATTAGAATAAATCAATCACCGAACCACGACAGTTTGCTGAATTGTGGCGATTTAGAAATAAACATAGTGGCGAGAACCGTTACAAAAAACGAGATCGGTATCAAACTAACGTCAACCGAATTTAATCTCTTGGTTCTGCTTGCCAAAAACCAGGGCAGGGTGCTTACCCATCAATATATTTTGAAGGAAATTTGGGGTGTTGGCTCACAAACCGAAACTCAATATTTACGTGTTTTTATAGGTACGCTTCGCAAAAAAATCGAAAACAATCCTAACCAACCCAACCATATAATTACTGAAAGTGGTGTAGGATATCGGTTTGTATAACAAACTTCGTCTTTATGATTTCTTTATATTTATAGGGCAAGCATTTACTTTT
This genomic interval from Bacteroidia bacterium contains the following:
- a CDS encoding PAS domain-containing sensor histidine kinase, translated to MVLAGGACWFASSLFGYKTIALLLLMLVSVLAMLFEILPVLTAAILGAFIWNFFFIPPVFTLHISNTEDLLLFLLYFLIASVNAVLSYLIKQEEYKVRDKAEKERAIVLYNTLLNSLSHELRTPISTIIGSVDALIENREKLSIENQTALLEQISIAGQRLNRQVENLLNMSRLETGMLKPVNDWFDINEIMQSIISKLNYSKDHHISFTPNEQLPLIKIDSGLVEQIVQNLLHNAILYTPSSSTIKLTASYYNKHCIITIEDSGKGISEQEWELVFEKFYRSQHTIPGGSGLGLSIVKGFVEAMNGRVEIGVSGLGGAKFTLYIPVEISFLNQLKNE
- a CDS encoding response regulator transcription factor, whose translation is MNRAEILLIDDEPQIRKLLEISLESNGYKVWQAENGKEGIIVAANHPPDLIILDLGLPDQNGHEVLKSLRVWYNKAILILSVINTENDIVKALDNGATDYLTKPFRNAELLARIRAAIRINQSPNHDSLLNCGDLEINIVARTVTKNEIGIKLTSTEFNLLVLLAKNQGRVLTHQYILKEIWGVGSQTETQYLRVFIGTLRKKIENNPNQPNHIITESGVGYRFV